The proteins below come from a single Cannabis sativa cultivar Pink pepper isolate KNU-18-1 chromosome 3, ASM2916894v1, whole genome shotgun sequence genomic window:
- the LOC115711685 gene encoding uncharacterized protein LOC115711685 has product MAVPGRRNGLEEEDDFEDDNALFDEDLGELDLDTPPHLRALASAAQLGNVDAFRLALDNLEGSIDQPVEDGDSALHLCCLYGHLPCVQLLIERGANLEAKDEDGAIPLHDACASGFTEIVQFLLSRANNADCLKRMLESVDAEGDTPLHHAARGEHDDIVRLLLASGASPTMPNLYGKIPSELPEPDTEARRILEAAAAAVASAQHC; this is encoded by the exons ATGGCGGTTCCAGGGAGGCGTAATGGTCTAGAGGAAGAAGATGACTTTGAAGATGACAATGCTCTTTTCGACGAAGATTTGGGTGAGCTTGACTTGGACACGCCTCCTCACCTCCGTGCCCTCGCCTCCGCTGCTCAGCTCGGCAACGTCGACGCCTTCCGTCTCGCTCTTG ATAACTTAGAAGGAAGCATTGATCAACCGGTAGAAGACGGGGACAGTGCTCTTCATCTTTGTTGTCTCTATGGGCATTTGCCCTGTGTTCAG TTACTCATAGAAAGGGGAGCTAACTTGGAGGCTAAAGATGAAGATGGGGCTATTCCCCTACATGATGCCTGTGCCAGCG GGTTCACTGAAATAGTCCAATTTCTACTCAGCCGAGCAAACAATGCAGACTGCTTAAAGAGGATGTTAGAATCAGTTGATGCAGAGGGTGATACA cCTCTTCATCATGCAGCCAGAGGCGAGCATGATGATATTGTAAGATTATTGCTGGCTTCTGGAGCGTCACCTACTATGCCAAACTTGTACGGAAAG ATCCCGAGTGAGTTACCTGAGCCGGACACAGAAGCTAGGAGAATTTTGGAAGCTGCTGCTGCAGCTGTGGCTAGTGCACAACACTGCTAA
- the LOC115711413 gene encoding ras-related protein RABC2a has product MGSSSGQSHSYDLSFKILLIGDSGVGKSSLLVSFISNTSDNLAPTIGVDFKIKLLTVDGKKLKLTIWDTAGQERFRTLTSSYYRGAQGIILVYDVTRRETFTNLSDVWAKEVELYSTNQDCVKILVGNKVDRESDRAVSRDEGIALAKELGSMFLECSAKTRENVEQCFEELALKIMEVPSLLEEGSNAVKRNMILKQKQDHQAPPGGGGGGGGGGSGGCCL; this is encoded by the exons atgggcTCTTCTTCAGGTCAGAGCCATAGCTACGATCTGTCGTTTAAGATCTTGTTGATCGGAGATTCTGGGGTTGGGAAAAGCAGCCTTCTTGTTAGCTTCATCTCCAACACATCAGATAATCTAGCTCCCACCAttg gAGTTGATTTTAAGATCAAGCTGCTCACAGTAGATGGGAAGAAGTTGAAACTAACAATTTGGGACACTG CTGGACAGGAAAGGTTCAGAACATTAACAAGTTCATATTACAGAGGAGCGCAGGGGATCATTCTAG TATATGATGTGACTCGACGAGAAACATTCACAAACTTATCAGATGTATGGGCTAAAGAAGTGGAACTGTACTCAACTAATCAGGACTGTGTCAAAATACTTGTTGGAAACAAAGTTGATAGA GAATCTGATAGAGCTGTAAGTAGAGATGAAGGAATAGCTTTAGCCAAAGAGCTTGGATCTATGTTTCTTGAGTGTAGTGCTAAAACCAGAGAAAATGTCGAGCAATGCTTCGAAGAGCTTGCATTAAAG ATAATGGAGGTGCCTAGTCTATTGGAAGAAGGTTCTAATGCAGTAAAGAGAAACATGATATTAAAGCAGAAACAAGATCATCAAGCACCtcctggtggtggtggtggtgggggGGGTGGTGGTAGTGGTGGTTGTTGCTTGTAA